One segment of Cynocephalus volans isolate mCynVol1 chromosome 8, mCynVol1.pri, whole genome shotgun sequence DNA contains the following:
- the BTF3L4 gene encoding transcription factor BTF3 homolog 4 isoform X2, with protein MIKDDGTVIHFNNPKVQASLSANTFAITGHAEAKPITEMLPGILSQLGADSLTSLRKLAEQFPRQVLDSKAPKQEDIDEEDDDVPDLVENFDEASKNEAN; from the exons ATGATTAAAGATGATGGGACAGTTATTCATTTCAACAATCCCAAAGTCCAAGCTTCCCTCTCTGCTAATACTTTTGCAATTACTGGTCATGCAGAAGCCAAACCAATCACAGAAATGCTTCCTGGAATATTAAGTCAGCTTGGTGCTGACAGCTTAACAAGCCTTAGGAAGTTAGCCGAACAGTTCCCACGGCAAG TCTTGGATAGCAAAGCACCAAAACAAGAAGACATTGATGAGGAGGATGATGATGTTCCAG atCTCGTAGAAAATTTTGATGAGGCATCAAAGAATGAAGCTAATTAA